Within Desulfobacter sp., the genomic segment TCATGGGACCGTCCATTGAACTTCCCGGGGAGGAACTGGCCAACCAGTTCGCAACCAATGTCATTGCCCCCGTGACCCTGGCCCGGTCTGCCGCCCGGTCCATGAAGAAAAAGGGCGCCGGACTGATTGTCAATATCGGCAGTGTCTCCGGAATTACCCCCACCCCATTTTCCGGGGCCTATTGTGCTTCAAAGGCAGCCCTCCATGCCCTTTCCGATACCCTGCGCATGGAATTGACCCCCTTTGGAATAAAGGTAATGATTGTCCAGCCAGGCGCCATCCAGTCGGAGTTCGGCAATGCCGCAGGCAAAACCATTTCCCGGGTCCTTAAACAGGACTCCTGGTATCTTCCCTATGCCCCCCATATTGAGGCCCGGGCCAATGCATCCCAGCAGAATGCAACCCCTGCGGATATTTTTGCCGGCAAGCTTGCGGACGAGATCATGTCTGACCGGCCGAAACCCGTTGTCCGGCTGGGAAAGGCCAGCACGCTCATGCCGTTGCTCAAACGGTTGGTTCCCCTCCCGCTGCTGGATAAAATACTGATTAAAAAATTCGGTTTAGAACCAAGGACAGCGCAAGGTATTGAGAATTAACCCAGCTTAAACCGGATTCTGAGCACGCCGTTGTCAAATCCTGTGGAAATAATCCTAAAGGTGCCGATTTCGCCGGTGGAGGATACATGGTTCCCGACACAGGGACAGGCATCATAATCTCCCATGCGCACGATTCTGAAACCGGAAAGTTCTTCTTTTCCGGGCACCCGCTCAAGGCTGAACAAGGCTTCAGCCTGGGCACGGTCCATGTTCTCAATAATCACCGGCAGATCCAGGCCGATGATCCGGTTGACTTCTGACTGAAGAAGCGCAACCTCTTCT encodes:
- a CDS encoding SDR family oxidoreductase — protein: MHSNLGNNTMKRKNVLITGCSSGIGRALALALHHRGCEVVATARNLESLSNFKAMGISVHRLDVTKEDQCCRVVEKVEQEGKPIDILVNNAGYGLMGPSIELPGEELANQFATNVIAPVTLARSAARSMKKKGAGLIVNIGSVSGITPTPFSGAYCASKAALHALSDTLRMELTPFGIKVMIVQPGAIQSEFGNAAGKTISRVLKQDSWYLPYAPHIEARANASQQNATPADIFAGKLADEIMSDRPKPVVRLGKASTLMPLLKRLVPLPLLDKILIKKFGLEPRTAQGIEN